In Meleagris gallopavo isolate NT-WF06-2002-E0010 breed Aviagen turkey brand Nicholas breeding stock chromosome 2, Turkey_5.1, whole genome shotgun sequence, the following are encoded in one genomic region:
- the CCDC85A gene encoding coiled-coil domain-containing protein 85A: TTLIREVNRRLQLHLGEIRGLKDINQKLQEDNQELRDLCCFLDDDRQKGKRVSREWQRLGRYSASVMHKEVALYLQKLKELEVRQEEVVKENLELKELCVLLDEEKGGGAGSRSSIDSQISLCQLTATSTYIRDVGDGSSTSSTGSTDSPDHHKHHPSTSPEHLQKARGEGSPEHQKHRSISPEHLQKPRSSGSPDHHLKGPSPEHQKTIVKAPEQQKHSSSSPETLPKHVLSGSPEHFQKQRPGSSPEHQKHSSGSPDHLQKHTPSGSTEHLHKVRGTSPEHLKKHYGGSPEHLKHLSAGSREGTLRRQVTDDLSPHHRSIYNGMNDNHQNQPARQRAANKQTEA, from the exons ACCACCCTGATCCGCGAGGTGAACCGCCGCCTCCAGCTGCACCTCGGCGAGATCCGCGGCCTGAAG gatATCAATCAGAAGCTGCAAGAAGATAACCAGGAACTGAGAGAcctgtgctgctttctggaTGACGACAGGCAGAAAGGCAAGAGGGTGTCCCGTGAGTGGCAGAGACTGGGCAGATACAGTGCCAGTGTTATGCACAAAGAGGTTGCCTTGTACCTACAGAAGCTGAAAGAATTGGAAGTGAGACAAGAAGAAGTGGTGAAGGAAAACCTGGAGCTGAAGGAATTGTGTGTGTTGTTGGATGAGGAGAAGGGTGGTGGAGCAGGCAGCCGGAGCTCTATTGACAGCCAGATCAGCCTGTGCCAATTAACTGCCACCAGCACTTACATAAGAGATGTCGGTGATGGGAGCAGTACTTCTAGCACGGGAAGCACAGACAGTCCAGATCATCATAAACATCATCCAAGTACGAGCCCAGAACATCTTCAAAAAGCTCGGGGTGAAGGAAGCCCTGAGCATCAGAAGCACAGGAGTATCAGCCCCGAGCATCTCCAGAAGCCCAGGAGTTCGGGCAGTCCTGATCATCACCTGAAAGGACCGAGTCCAGAACATCAGAAAACCATTGTCAAAGCACCTGAACAACAAAAGCACAGCAGTAGCAGTCCAGAAACTCTCCCAAAGCATGTTTTGAGTGGTAGCCCTGAACACTTTCAAAAGCAGAGGCCTGGCAGTAGCCCTGAGCAtcaaaagcacagcagtggcaGTCCGGATCACCTTCAAAAGCACACGCCCAGTGGAAGTACAGAACATCTTCACAAAGTGAGGGGCACGAGCCCTGAGCACCTCAAAAAACACTATGGAGGGAGCCCAGAGCATCTCAAGCATCtcagtgcaggcagcagagaaggTACCCTCAGGAGACAAGTAACAGATGACCTGTCCCCTCACCACAGAAGTATATACAATGGAATGAATG ACAACCACCAAAACCAACCAGCCAGACAGCGTGCAGCAAATAAGCAAACAGAAGCTTGA